A single region of the Malaclemys terrapin pileata isolate rMalTer1 chromosome 2, rMalTer1.hap1, whole genome shotgun sequence genome encodes:
- the LOC128832324 gene encoding myb/SANT-like DNA-binding domain-containing protein 2, giving the protein MQADNRKRAPAWTVREVLDLIAVWGEDSVVAELRSKRRNAKTFEKISKGMMERGHNRDSEQCRVKVKELRQAYQKTKEANGRSGSEPRTCRFYAELHAILGGAATTTPPVIVDSGSGIVSSATPEDSADGGEEEEEEEDELAESTQHSVLPNSQDLFLTLTEVPSQASQASTQDSDPMEGTSAAANSSSLPPPSRRYHR; this is encoded by the coding sequence atgcaggctgataatcgaaaaagagcaccagcatggaccgtgagggaggtactggatctgatcgctgtatggggagaggattcagtggttgcagaacttcgttctaaaagacgaaatgcaaaaacttttgaaaaaatctctaagggcatgatggagagaggccacaatagggactctgagcagtgccgcgtgaaagtcaaggagctcagacaagcctatcaaaaaacaaaggaggcaaacggtcgctccgggtcagagccgcggacatgccgcttctacgccgagctgcatgcaattctagggggggctgccaccactaccccacctgtgatcgtggattctgggtcggggatagtctcatcagcgacgcctgaggattctgccgatgggggagaggaggaggaggaggaggaggatgagcttgcagagagcacacagcactccgttctccccaacagccaggatctttttctcaccctgactgaagtaccctcccaagcctcccaagccagtacccaagactctgaccccatggaagggacctcag